In a genomic window of Glycine max cultivar Williams 82 chromosome 13, Glycine_max_v4.0, whole genome shotgun sequence:
- the LOC100305601 gene encoding putative flavodoxin-like quinone reductase, with translation MAVKVYIVYYSMYGHVEKLAEEIKKGASSVEGVEAKLWQVPETLLDEVLGKMSAPPKSDVPVITPNELSEADGFVFGFPTRFGMMAAQFKAFLDATGGLWRAQQLAGKPAGLFYSTGSQGGGQETTALTAITQLVHHGMIFVPIGYTFGAGMFEMEKVKGGSPYGAGTYAGDGSRQPSELELQQAFHQGKYIAGITKKLKQAA, from the exons ATGGCTGTCAAAGTTTATATTGT GTACTACTCCATGTATGGGCATGTTGAGAAACTAGcagaagaaataaagaaaggGGCTTCCTCTGTGGAAGGTGTTGAGGCCAAGTTATGGCAG GTACCTGAGACACTGCTGGATGAGGTGCTTGGTAAGATGAGTGCACCACCCAAGAGTGACGTACCAGTCATTACCCCCAATGAACTATCCGAGGCTGATGGCTTTGTATTCGGCTTCCCAACAAGGTTTGGAATGATGGCTGCTCAGTTTAAAGCCTTTCTAGATGCTACTGGAGGCTTATGGAGAGCACAACAGCTTGCAGGCAAGCCTGCTGGCCTCTTCTACAGCACCGGTTCACAAGGTGGTGGACAAGAGACTACAGC ACTCACTGCTATCACTCAACTGGTTCATCATGGAATGATATTCGTTCCAATCGGTTACACATTCGGTGCCGGCATGTTTGAGATGGAGAAAGTGAAAGGTGGAAGTCCATATGGTGCTGGAACTTACGCCGGTGATGGCTCAAGACAGCCAAGTGAGCTTGAGTTACAACAAGCATTCCACCAAGGGAAGTACATTGCTGGCATCACAAAGAAGCTCAAGCAAGCTGCATAA
- the LOC100305601 gene encoding putative flavodoxin-like quinone reductase isoform X1 — MKVNNCSVWLWGSLIAILMYKTIAIWSHRYYSMYGHVEKLAEEIKKGASSVEGVEAKLWQVPETLLDEVLGKMSAPPKSDVPVITPNELSEADGFVFGFPTRFGMMAAQFKAFLDATGGLWRAQQLAGKPAGLFYSTGSQGGGQETTALTAITQLVHHGMIFVPIGYTFGAGMFEMEKVKGGSPYGAGTYAGDGSRQPSELELQQAFHQGKYIAGITKKLKQAA; from the exons ATGAAAGTGAATAATTGTTCAGTATGGCTCTGGGGATCTCTAATTGCAATCTTAATGTATAAAACAATAGCTATTTGGTCTCACAG GTACTACTCCATGTATGGGCATGTTGAGAAACTAGcagaagaaataaagaaaggGGCTTCCTCTGTGGAAGGTGTTGAGGCCAAGTTATGGCAG GTACCTGAGACACTGCTGGATGAGGTGCTTGGTAAGATGAGTGCACCACCCAAGAGTGACGTACCAGTCATTACCCCCAATGAACTATCCGAGGCTGATGGCTTTGTATTCGGCTTCCCAACAAGGTTTGGAATGATGGCTGCTCAGTTTAAAGCCTTTCTAGATGCTACTGGAGGCTTATGGAGAGCACAACAGCTTGCAGGCAAGCCTGCTGGCCTCTTCTACAGCACCGGTTCACAAGGTGGTGGACAAGAGACTACAGC ACTCACTGCTATCACTCAACTGGTTCATCATGGAATGATATTCGTTCCAATCGGTTACACATTCGGTGCCGGCATGTTTGAGATGGAGAAAGTGAAAGGTGGAAGTCCATATGGTGCTGGAACTTACGCCGGTGATGGCTCAAGACAGCCAAGTGAGCTTGAGTTACAACAAGCATTCCACCAAGGGAAGTACATTGCTGGCATCACAAAGAAGCTCAAGCAAGCTGCATAA
- the LOC100305601 gene encoding putative flavodoxin-like quinone reductase isoform X2: MYGHVEKLAEEIKKGASSVEGVEAKLWQVPETLLDEVLGKMSAPPKSDVPVITPNELSEADGFVFGFPTRFGMMAAQFKAFLDATGGLWRAQQLAGKPAGLFYSTGSQGGGQETTALTAITQLVHHGMIFVPIGYTFGAGMFEMEKVKGGSPYGAGTYAGDGSRQPSELELQQAFHQGKYIAGITKKLKQAA, encoded by the exons ATGTATGGGCATGTTGAGAAACTAGcagaagaaataaagaaaggGGCTTCCTCTGTGGAAGGTGTTGAGGCCAAGTTATGGCAG GTACCTGAGACACTGCTGGATGAGGTGCTTGGTAAGATGAGTGCACCACCCAAGAGTGACGTACCAGTCATTACCCCCAATGAACTATCCGAGGCTGATGGCTTTGTATTCGGCTTCCCAACAAGGTTTGGAATGATGGCTGCTCAGTTTAAAGCCTTTCTAGATGCTACTGGAGGCTTATGGAGAGCACAACAGCTTGCAGGCAAGCCTGCTGGCCTCTTCTACAGCACCGGTTCACAAGGTGGTGGACAAGAGACTACAGC ACTCACTGCTATCACTCAACTGGTTCATCATGGAATGATATTCGTTCCAATCGGTTACACATTCGGTGCCGGCATGTTTGAGATGGAGAAAGTGAAAGGTGGAAGTCCATATGGTGCTGGAACTTACGCCGGTGATGGCTCAAGACAGCCAAGTGAGCTTGAGTTACAACAAGCATTCCACCAAGGGAAGTACATTGCTGGCATCACAAAGAAGCTCAAGCAAGCTGCATAA
- the LOC100778697 gene encoding transcription factor bHLH123 isoform X1 — protein MADNDQFQASGNWWETARSVRYESGASQSSSSAITNIGNNFGWQQGSDMADMKPRSSMDSSSVVFHDTQNNKLQQPDSATSTDPNLHMMGLGLSSQTMDWNQASLLRGEKGTENSFRSMLQENLSSSRTNFQQETGNMGLSQQVQWRSEKMFSSESSTNEFKQVNNRGGGGFSLDQSQFSPQYSSGDSTVTSQGLPSSNFQIDSSALYGTPSILQGLLGPDHNNQPQQQQPMSFPYQTTSYGLNSNELVPSWSKVPQFLRASPPKQPPNNQLHFTNNATFWNDSEAANNKDVRPSFFPSLQPPFSTPNFEVQSKNISEVRESGTVVKKSGNEPAPKRTRNESPSPLPAFKVRKEKMGDRITALQQLVSPFGKTDTASVLSEAIEYIKFLHEQVTALSTPYMKSGAPMQIQQNSGKSKEAEGPKQDLRSRGLCLVPVSSTFPVTHETTVDFWTPTFGGTSR, from the exons aTGGCAGATAATGATCAATTTCAAGCAAGTGGGAACTGGTGGGAAACAGCAAGAAGCGTGAGGTATGAGAGCGGAGCATCACAGTCATCTTCCTCAGCCATCACCAACATAGGCAACAACTTTGGTTGGCAACAAGGTTCTGATATGGCAGACATGAAGCCAAGGTCTTCCATGGATTCTTCTTCTGTGGTTTTCCATGACACACAGAATAATAAGCTTCAGCAACCAGATTCTGCCACTTCAACTGACCCCAACTTGCATATGATGGGGCTAGGCCTTTCTTCCCAGACCATGGATTGGAATCAAGCATCTTTGTT AAGAGGAGAGAAGGGTACGGAGAACAGTTTCCGGTCGATGCTGCAAGAGAATTTGAGCTCATCAAGGACCAATTTTCAGCAAGAAACTGGGAATATGGGGTTGTCTCAACAAGTTCAATGGAGGTCAGAGAAGATGTTCTCTTCAGAGTCTTCAACCAATGAGTTCAAGCAAGTGAATAATAGGGGTGGTGGTGGCTTCTCTTTGGATCAAAGCCAGTTTAGTCCTCAATATAGCTCTGGGGACAGCACAGTGACAAGCCAAGGGTTACCCTCTTCTAACTTTCAGATTGATTCTTCAGCCTTATATGGGACCCCTTCAATCTTGCAAGGACTATTGGGACCTGATCACAATAACCaaccccaacaacaacaacctatGAGTTTTCCATACCAAACAACAAGCTATGGGTTGAACTCTAATGAGTTGGTTCCTTCTTGGTCCAAAGTTCCTCAATTCTTGAGAGCTTCACCTCCAAAACAACCACCCAATAACCAGTTGCATTTCACTAACAACGCAACCTTTTGGAATGATTCTGAGGCTGCAAACAACAAAGATGTTCGCCCCAGCTTCTTCCCCTCATTGCAACCCCCTTTCTCTACGCCAAATTTTGAAGTACAGTCAAAG aATATATCAGAAGTTAGGGAGTCAGGTACCGTGGTAAAGAAAAGTGGGAATGAGCCAGCACCCAAAAGAACCCGTAACGAATCACCATCTCCTTTGCCAGCTTTTAAG GTGAGAAAAGAGAAGATGGGGGACAGAATCACTGCACTCCAACAATTGGTGTCGCCTTTCGGAAAG ACTGATACAGCCTCAGTGCTCTCTGAAGCCATTGAATACATCAAATTCCTCCACGAACAGGTCACT GCTTTAAGTACCCCGTATATGAAAAGTGGAGCTCCAATGCAGATTCAACAG AATTCTGGCAAATCTAAGGAAGCTGAGGGTCCAAAGCAGGATCTAAGAAGCCGAGGGCTATGCTTGGTGCCTGTTTCGAGTACATTTCCCGTGACTCATGAAACCACAGTTGATTTTTGGACACCAACATTCGGAGGAACTTCTagataa
- the LOC100778697 gene encoding transcription factor bHLH123 isoform X5, translated as MADNDQFQASGNWWETARSVRYESGASQSSSSAITNIGNNFGWQQGSDMADMKPRSSMDSSSVVFHDTQNNKLQQPDSATSTDPNLHMMGLGLSSQTMDWNQASLLRGEKGTENSFRSMLQENLSSSRTNFQQETGNMGLSQQVQWRSEKMFSSESSTNEFKQVNNRGGGGFSLDQSQFSPQYSSGDSTVTSQGLPSSNFQIDSSALYGTPSILQGLLGPDHNNQPQQQQPMSFPYQTTSYGLNSNELVPSWSKVPQFLRASPPKQPPNNQLHFTNNATFWNDSEAANNKDVRPSFFPSLQPPFSTPNFEVQSKNISEVRESGTVVKKSGNEPAPKRTRNESPSPLPAFKTDTASVLSEAIEYIKFLHEQALSTPYMKSGAPMQIQQNSGKSKEAEGPKQDLRSRGLCLVPVSSTFPVTHETTVDFWTPTFGGTSR; from the exons aTGGCAGATAATGATCAATTTCAAGCAAGTGGGAACTGGTGGGAAACAGCAAGAAGCGTGAGGTATGAGAGCGGAGCATCACAGTCATCTTCCTCAGCCATCACCAACATAGGCAACAACTTTGGTTGGCAACAAGGTTCTGATATGGCAGACATGAAGCCAAGGTCTTCCATGGATTCTTCTTCTGTGGTTTTCCATGACACACAGAATAATAAGCTTCAGCAACCAGATTCTGCCACTTCAACTGACCCCAACTTGCATATGATGGGGCTAGGCCTTTCTTCCCAGACCATGGATTGGAATCAAGCATCTTTGTT AAGAGGAGAGAAGGGTACGGAGAACAGTTTCCGGTCGATGCTGCAAGAGAATTTGAGCTCATCAAGGACCAATTTTCAGCAAGAAACTGGGAATATGGGGTTGTCTCAACAAGTTCAATGGAGGTCAGAGAAGATGTTCTCTTCAGAGTCTTCAACCAATGAGTTCAAGCAAGTGAATAATAGGGGTGGTGGTGGCTTCTCTTTGGATCAAAGCCAGTTTAGTCCTCAATATAGCTCTGGGGACAGCACAGTGACAAGCCAAGGGTTACCCTCTTCTAACTTTCAGATTGATTCTTCAGCCTTATATGGGACCCCTTCAATCTTGCAAGGACTATTGGGACCTGATCACAATAACCaaccccaacaacaacaacctatGAGTTTTCCATACCAAACAACAAGCTATGGGTTGAACTCTAATGAGTTGGTTCCTTCTTGGTCCAAAGTTCCTCAATTCTTGAGAGCTTCACCTCCAAAACAACCACCCAATAACCAGTTGCATTTCACTAACAACGCAACCTTTTGGAATGATTCTGAGGCTGCAAACAACAAAGATGTTCGCCCCAGCTTCTTCCCCTCATTGCAACCCCCTTTCTCTACGCCAAATTTTGAAGTACAGTCAAAG aATATATCAGAAGTTAGGGAGTCAGGTACCGTGGTAAAGAAAAGTGGGAATGAGCCAGCACCCAAAAGAACCCGTAACGAATCACCATCTCCTTTGCCAGCTTTTAAG ACTGATACAGCCTCAGTGCTCTCTGAAGCCATTGAATACATCAAATTCCTCCACGAACAG GCTTTAAGTACCCCGTATATGAAAAGTGGAGCTCCAATGCAGATTCAACAG AATTCTGGCAAATCTAAGGAAGCTGAGGGTCCAAAGCAGGATCTAAGAAGCCGAGGGCTATGCTTGGTGCCTGTTTCGAGTACATTTCCCGTGACTCATGAAACCACAGTTGATTTTTGGACACCAACATTCGGAGGAACTTCTagataa
- the LOC100778697 gene encoding transcription factor bHLH123 isoform X2: MADNDQFQASGNWWETARSVRYESGASQSSSSAITNIGNNFGWQQGSDMADMKPRSSMDSSSVVFHDTQNNKLQQPDSATSTDPNLHMMGLGLSSQTMDWNQASLLGEKGTENSFRSMLQENLSSSRTNFQQETGNMGLSQQVQWRSEKMFSSESSTNEFKQVNNRGGGGFSLDQSQFSPQYSSGDSTVTSQGLPSSNFQIDSSALYGTPSILQGLLGPDHNNQPQQQQPMSFPYQTTSYGLNSNELVPSWSKVPQFLRASPPKQPPNNQLHFTNNATFWNDSEAANNKDVRPSFFPSLQPPFSTPNFEVQSKNISEVRESGTVVKKSGNEPAPKRTRNESPSPLPAFKVRKEKMGDRITALQQLVSPFGKTDTASVLSEAIEYIKFLHEQVTALSTPYMKSGAPMQIQQNSGKSKEAEGPKQDLRSRGLCLVPVSSTFPVTHETTVDFWTPTFGGTSR, encoded by the exons aTGGCAGATAATGATCAATTTCAAGCAAGTGGGAACTGGTGGGAAACAGCAAGAAGCGTGAGGTATGAGAGCGGAGCATCACAGTCATCTTCCTCAGCCATCACCAACATAGGCAACAACTTTGGTTGGCAACAAGGTTCTGATATGGCAGACATGAAGCCAAGGTCTTCCATGGATTCTTCTTCTGTGGTTTTCCATGACACACAGAATAATAAGCTTCAGCAACCAGATTCTGCCACTTCAACTGACCCCAACTTGCATATGATGGGGCTAGGCCTTTCTTCCCAGACCATGGATTGGAATCAAGCATCTTTGTT AGGAGAGAAGGGTACGGAGAACAGTTTCCGGTCGATGCTGCAAGAGAATTTGAGCTCATCAAGGACCAATTTTCAGCAAGAAACTGGGAATATGGGGTTGTCTCAACAAGTTCAATGGAGGTCAGAGAAGATGTTCTCTTCAGAGTCTTCAACCAATGAGTTCAAGCAAGTGAATAATAGGGGTGGTGGTGGCTTCTCTTTGGATCAAAGCCAGTTTAGTCCTCAATATAGCTCTGGGGACAGCACAGTGACAAGCCAAGGGTTACCCTCTTCTAACTTTCAGATTGATTCTTCAGCCTTATATGGGACCCCTTCAATCTTGCAAGGACTATTGGGACCTGATCACAATAACCaaccccaacaacaacaacctatGAGTTTTCCATACCAAACAACAAGCTATGGGTTGAACTCTAATGAGTTGGTTCCTTCTTGGTCCAAAGTTCCTCAATTCTTGAGAGCTTCACCTCCAAAACAACCACCCAATAACCAGTTGCATTTCACTAACAACGCAACCTTTTGGAATGATTCTGAGGCTGCAAACAACAAAGATGTTCGCCCCAGCTTCTTCCCCTCATTGCAACCCCCTTTCTCTACGCCAAATTTTGAAGTACAGTCAAAG aATATATCAGAAGTTAGGGAGTCAGGTACCGTGGTAAAGAAAAGTGGGAATGAGCCAGCACCCAAAAGAACCCGTAACGAATCACCATCTCCTTTGCCAGCTTTTAAG GTGAGAAAAGAGAAGATGGGGGACAGAATCACTGCACTCCAACAATTGGTGTCGCCTTTCGGAAAG ACTGATACAGCCTCAGTGCTCTCTGAAGCCATTGAATACATCAAATTCCTCCACGAACAGGTCACT GCTTTAAGTACCCCGTATATGAAAAGTGGAGCTCCAATGCAGATTCAACAG AATTCTGGCAAATCTAAGGAAGCTGAGGGTCCAAAGCAGGATCTAAGAAGCCGAGGGCTATGCTTGGTGCCTGTTTCGAGTACATTTCCCGTGACTCATGAAACCACAGTTGATTTTTGGACACCAACATTCGGAGGAACTTCTagataa
- the LOC100778697 gene encoding transcription factor bHLH123 isoform X4, producing the protein MADNDQFQASGNWWETARSVRYESGASQSSSSAITNIGNNFGWQQGSDMADMKPRSSMDSSSVVFHDTQNNKLQQPDSATSTDPNLHMMGLGLSSQTMDWNQASLLRGEKGTENSFRSMLQENLSSSRTNFQQETGNMGLSQQVQWRSEKMFSSESSTNEFKQVNNRGGGGFSLDQSQFSPQYSSGDSTVTSQGLPSSNFQIDSSALYGTPSILQGLLGPDHNNQPQQQQPMSFPYQTTSYGLNSNELVPSWSKVPQFLRASPPKQPPNNQLHFTNNATFWNDSEAANNKDVRPSFFPSLQPPFSTPNFEVQSKNISEVRESGTVVKKSGNEPAPKRTRNESPSPLPAFKTDTASVLSEAIEYIKFLHEQVTALSTPYMKSGAPMQIQQNSGKSKEAEGPKQDLRSRGLCLVPVSSTFPVTHETTVDFWTPTFGGTSR; encoded by the exons aTGGCAGATAATGATCAATTTCAAGCAAGTGGGAACTGGTGGGAAACAGCAAGAAGCGTGAGGTATGAGAGCGGAGCATCACAGTCATCTTCCTCAGCCATCACCAACATAGGCAACAACTTTGGTTGGCAACAAGGTTCTGATATGGCAGACATGAAGCCAAGGTCTTCCATGGATTCTTCTTCTGTGGTTTTCCATGACACACAGAATAATAAGCTTCAGCAACCAGATTCTGCCACTTCAACTGACCCCAACTTGCATATGATGGGGCTAGGCCTTTCTTCCCAGACCATGGATTGGAATCAAGCATCTTTGTT AAGAGGAGAGAAGGGTACGGAGAACAGTTTCCGGTCGATGCTGCAAGAGAATTTGAGCTCATCAAGGACCAATTTTCAGCAAGAAACTGGGAATATGGGGTTGTCTCAACAAGTTCAATGGAGGTCAGAGAAGATGTTCTCTTCAGAGTCTTCAACCAATGAGTTCAAGCAAGTGAATAATAGGGGTGGTGGTGGCTTCTCTTTGGATCAAAGCCAGTTTAGTCCTCAATATAGCTCTGGGGACAGCACAGTGACAAGCCAAGGGTTACCCTCTTCTAACTTTCAGATTGATTCTTCAGCCTTATATGGGACCCCTTCAATCTTGCAAGGACTATTGGGACCTGATCACAATAACCaaccccaacaacaacaacctatGAGTTTTCCATACCAAACAACAAGCTATGGGTTGAACTCTAATGAGTTGGTTCCTTCTTGGTCCAAAGTTCCTCAATTCTTGAGAGCTTCACCTCCAAAACAACCACCCAATAACCAGTTGCATTTCACTAACAACGCAACCTTTTGGAATGATTCTGAGGCTGCAAACAACAAAGATGTTCGCCCCAGCTTCTTCCCCTCATTGCAACCCCCTTTCTCTACGCCAAATTTTGAAGTACAGTCAAAG aATATATCAGAAGTTAGGGAGTCAGGTACCGTGGTAAAGAAAAGTGGGAATGAGCCAGCACCCAAAAGAACCCGTAACGAATCACCATCTCCTTTGCCAGCTTTTAAG ACTGATACAGCCTCAGTGCTCTCTGAAGCCATTGAATACATCAAATTCCTCCACGAACAGGTCACT GCTTTAAGTACCCCGTATATGAAAAGTGGAGCTCCAATGCAGATTCAACAG AATTCTGGCAAATCTAAGGAAGCTGAGGGTCCAAAGCAGGATCTAAGAAGCCGAGGGCTATGCTTGGTGCCTGTTTCGAGTACATTTCCCGTGACTCATGAAACCACAGTTGATTTTTGGACACCAACATTCGGAGGAACTTCTagataa
- the LOC100778697 gene encoding transcription factor bHLH123 isoform X3, with translation MADNDQFQASGNWWETARSVRYESGASQSSSSAITNIGNNFGWQQGSDMADMKPRSSMDSSSVVFHDTQNNKLQQPDSATSTDPNLHMMGLGLSSQTMDWNQASLLRGEKGTENSFRSMLQENLSSSRTNFQQETGNMGLSQQVQWRSEKMFSSESSTNEFKQVNNRGGGGFSLDQSQFSPQYSSGDSTVTSQGLPSSNFQIDSSALYGTPSILQGLLGPDHNNQPQQQQPMSFPYQTTSYGLNSNELVPSWSKVPQFLRASPPKQPPNNQLHFTNNATFWNDSEAANNKDVRPSFFPSLQPPFSTPNFEVQSKNISEVRESGTVVKKSGNEPAPKRTRNESPSPLPAFKVRKEKMGDRITALQQLVSPFGKTDTASVLSEAIEYIKFLHEQALSTPYMKSGAPMQIQQNSGKSKEAEGPKQDLRSRGLCLVPVSSTFPVTHETTVDFWTPTFGGTSR, from the exons aTGGCAGATAATGATCAATTTCAAGCAAGTGGGAACTGGTGGGAAACAGCAAGAAGCGTGAGGTATGAGAGCGGAGCATCACAGTCATCTTCCTCAGCCATCACCAACATAGGCAACAACTTTGGTTGGCAACAAGGTTCTGATATGGCAGACATGAAGCCAAGGTCTTCCATGGATTCTTCTTCTGTGGTTTTCCATGACACACAGAATAATAAGCTTCAGCAACCAGATTCTGCCACTTCAACTGACCCCAACTTGCATATGATGGGGCTAGGCCTTTCTTCCCAGACCATGGATTGGAATCAAGCATCTTTGTT AAGAGGAGAGAAGGGTACGGAGAACAGTTTCCGGTCGATGCTGCAAGAGAATTTGAGCTCATCAAGGACCAATTTTCAGCAAGAAACTGGGAATATGGGGTTGTCTCAACAAGTTCAATGGAGGTCAGAGAAGATGTTCTCTTCAGAGTCTTCAACCAATGAGTTCAAGCAAGTGAATAATAGGGGTGGTGGTGGCTTCTCTTTGGATCAAAGCCAGTTTAGTCCTCAATATAGCTCTGGGGACAGCACAGTGACAAGCCAAGGGTTACCCTCTTCTAACTTTCAGATTGATTCTTCAGCCTTATATGGGACCCCTTCAATCTTGCAAGGACTATTGGGACCTGATCACAATAACCaaccccaacaacaacaacctatGAGTTTTCCATACCAAACAACAAGCTATGGGTTGAACTCTAATGAGTTGGTTCCTTCTTGGTCCAAAGTTCCTCAATTCTTGAGAGCTTCACCTCCAAAACAACCACCCAATAACCAGTTGCATTTCACTAACAACGCAACCTTTTGGAATGATTCTGAGGCTGCAAACAACAAAGATGTTCGCCCCAGCTTCTTCCCCTCATTGCAACCCCCTTTCTCTACGCCAAATTTTGAAGTACAGTCAAAG aATATATCAGAAGTTAGGGAGTCAGGTACCGTGGTAAAGAAAAGTGGGAATGAGCCAGCACCCAAAAGAACCCGTAACGAATCACCATCTCCTTTGCCAGCTTTTAAG GTGAGAAAAGAGAAGATGGGGGACAGAATCACTGCACTCCAACAATTGGTGTCGCCTTTCGGAAAG ACTGATACAGCCTCAGTGCTCTCTGAAGCCATTGAATACATCAAATTCCTCCACGAACAG GCTTTAAGTACCCCGTATATGAAAAGTGGAGCTCCAATGCAGATTCAACAG AATTCTGGCAAATCTAAGGAAGCTGAGGGTCCAAAGCAGGATCTAAGAAGCCGAGGGCTATGCTTGGTGCCTGTTTCGAGTACATTTCCCGTGACTCATGAAACCACAGTTGATTTTTGGACACCAACATTCGGAGGAACTTCTagataa